Part of the Aneurinibacillus sp. REN35 genome, TTCATACTCATACACATTGCCTCGGAATTGCGACATTGTTTTCATCTCAGGGAAGAAGAACTGCAAAGCCACCTTACCTAAAGCAAGCACTGCTTTGGGTCTGATGATTTCAAGCTCACGCCGCAAATATTTACTGCATTCTAGCGTCTCTTCACGCATTGGTGCGCGGTTTTTTCCTTTTTCATCTGTAACACGGCATTTGACTACATTGGTCATATACACCTGCTCACGTCTAATCCCCGCCTTTTCTAGAATTAGCGTAAGAAGCGATCCGCTAATGCCAACAAGCGGAAGACCCCAATTCTCTTCGTCCTCACCTGGGCCTTCACCCACAATCACCAATGGTGTGCCTGTAGTCCCTATGCCCGGCACCCGATTCTTCGCATGTTCACAAAGCGCACAATCCGTACAGATTAGAATATGACGGCGCAGTTGTTCCATATGCACAATTCTCTCTACCTGATACAGCGCAGACTTCACATCTTCTG contains:
- a CDS encoding uracil-DNA glycosylase, which gives rise to MKHVGEGMQDFYRRLTKDGYDAEDVKSALYQVERIVHMEQLRRHILICTDCALCEHAKNRVPGIGTTGTPLVIVGEGPGEDEENWGLPLVGISGSLLTLILEKAGIRREQVYMTNVVKCRVTDEKGKNRAPMREETLECSKYLRRELEIIRPKAVLALGKVALQFFFPEMKTMSQFRGNVYEYEGIKIVPTWHPAYVVRQRGDALAQTKREVWHDLQVAVHCVKEKG